From one Geoalkalibacter halelectricus genomic stretch:
- a CDS encoding NADH:ubiquinone reductase (Na(+)-transporting) subunit B — protein sequence MAADRLAPIKRALGGYWRPPGGGTRSAPHVRDALSLKRIMLVVVLALLPCALFAMWNTGYQMHLAMQAQGITELFTWREEVFRLLGVGNDPAYLGDNLLLGALYFLPVLLVCWAAAFFWEALFAAVRGMEMSEGWGVSGLLLALILPPAVPLWQAALAMSFGIVLGKEIFGGTGRNFMNPALTAYAFIFFAYPANFSADNAFVPVDGISAATPLALAAEGGLGEVQAHFTWGQAFLGLIPGSPGETSALLCLVGAAILLFTGVASWRTMSAVLLGALGLATLLYLVGSTENPLFSVPPHWHLVLGSLAFGLVFMATDPVSSAMTDAGKWFYGLLVGAMIILVRVVNPAFAEGTMLAIVFGNVLAPVIDRFVLKTQMRRRRLRYGQG from the coding sequence ATGGCCGCGGATCGGCTTGCTCCCATAAAACGTGCCCTGGGCGGTTACTGGCGACCCCCCGGGGGGGGCACGCGAAGCGCTCCCCACGTGCGCGACGCCCTGAGTCTCAAGCGCATCATGTTGGTGGTGGTGCTGGCGCTGCTGCCCTGTGCGCTCTTTGCCATGTGGAATACCGGCTATCAGATGCACCTGGCCATGCAGGCCCAGGGCATCACCGAATTATTCACCTGGCGTGAGGAGGTCTTTCGGCTGCTCGGGGTCGGCAACGACCCGGCCTACCTGGGCGACAATCTGTTGCTCGGCGCGCTGTATTTTTTGCCCGTACTGCTGGTGTGCTGGGCCGCGGCTTTTTTCTGGGAAGCCCTATTCGCCGCGGTGCGCGGTATGGAGATGAGCGAGGGTTGGGGAGTGAGCGGTCTGCTTCTGGCCCTGATCCTGCCGCCCGCCGTGCCCCTGTGGCAGGCGGCCCTGGCCATGAGCTTCGGCATCGTGCTGGGCAAGGAGATCTTCGGCGGGACGGGCCGCAATTTCATGAATCCCGCCCTCACCGCCTATGCCTTTATCTTTTTCGCCTATCCCGCCAATTTCAGCGCCGACAATGCCTTCGTGCCCGTGGACGGCATTTCGGCGGCCACCCCTCTGGCCTTGGCCGCTGAGGGCGGACTGGGCGAAGTACAGGCGCATTTCACTTGGGGCCAGGCGTTTCTGGGCCTGATCCCCGGATCGCCCGGCGAAACCTCGGCCTTGCTCTGTCTGGTCGGGGCGGCCATTTTGCTGTTTACCGGGGTGGCGTCCTGGCGCACCATGAGCGCGGTGCTGCTCGGCGCCCTGGGTCTTGCCACCTTGCTGTATCTGGTAGGCAGCACCGAGAATCCCCTATTCTCCGTGCCGCCGCACTGGCACCTGGTGCTCGGCAGCTTGGCCTTTGGGCTGGTGTTCATGGCCACGGACCCGGTTTCCTCGGCCATGACCGACGCCGGCAAATGGTTCTACGGCCTGCTGGTGGGGGCCATGATCATTCTGGTGCGCGTTGTCAACCCGGCCTTCGCCGAGGGCACCATGCTCGCCATCGTGTTCGGCAACGTGCTGGCGCCGGTGATCGATCGCTTCGTGCTCAAAACCCAGATGCGCCGCAGGAGGTTGCGTTATGGCCAAGGATAG
- a CDS encoding lysophospholipid acyltransferase family protein yields the protein MSSTDDVYLTDPRAASPLCRRLPSLCYYTRLAGIVYGASRKAKQGRLSDDAWVVASWRVVEALERVGVRLAIEGVEHLRNNPGPWVMVGNHMSTLETFVLPALVLPHSPLTFVVKRSLVEYPIFRHVMISRKPILVDRVNPRDDFKVVIEEGQARLASGMSVVVFPQTTRTPRFDPEEFNSIGVKLAKRAGVPVLPVALKTDAWGNGRLIKDCGRIDPEKTVHMAFGAPLEVSGNGQATQDAVVSFIQDKLRQWGG from the coding sequence ATGTCCTCCACCGATGATGTCTATTTGACCGACCCGCGTGCCGCCTCGCCCCTGTGCCGCCGGCTGCCGAGCCTGTGCTACTACACCCGATTGGCCGGCATTGTCTACGGCGCCAGCCGCAAGGCCAAGCAGGGGCGGCTTTCGGACGACGCCTGGGTGGTCGCCAGTTGGCGGGTGGTCGAAGCCCTGGAGCGCGTCGGCGTGCGTTTGGCCATCGAGGGAGTCGAGCATTTGCGCAACAACCCGGGGCCCTGGGTGATGGTCGGCAACCACATGAGCACTCTGGAAACCTTCGTGCTGCCCGCGCTGGTTTTGCCGCACTCGCCCCTGACCTTCGTGGTCAAGCGCAGCCTGGTGGAATACCCCATCTTTCGTCACGTCATGATCAGCCGCAAGCCGATCCTGGTCGATCGCGTCAACCCGCGCGATGATTTTAAGGTGGTGATTGAGGAGGGGCAGGCACGCCTGGCGAGCGGCATGTCAGTGGTGGTCTTTCCGCAGACTACCCGTACCCCGCGCTTCGATCCCGAGGAATTCAACAGCATCGGGGTCAAATTGGCCAAGCGCGCCGGAGTGCCGGTGCTGCCCGTGGCGCTGAAAACCGATGCCTGGGGCAATGGGCGGCTGATCAAGGATTGCGGCCGCATCGACCCGGAAAAAACCGTGCACATGGCTTTTGGCGCACCCCTTGAGGTCTCCGGCAACGGGCAGGCGACCCAGGACGCCGTTGTTTCCTTCATTCAGGACAAACTTCGGCAATGGGGAGGCTGA
- a CDS encoding NADH:ubiquinone reductase (Na(+)-transporting) subunit D, producing the protein MADIRKTLFGPIFDNNPIALQILGICSALAITTRLETALVMSAAVIFVVAFSNAAVSMIRNHIPDSIRLIVQMTIIASLVIVADQVIQTFLPAISRQLSVFVGLIITNCIVLGRAEAFASKNSMGMSFLDGIGNGLGYSLVLLLVATVRELLGSGSLLGQQVMVPAQDGGWYVSNGLMLLPPSAFFIIGLLIWLLRSWKKEQVEE; encoded by the coding sequence ATGGCTGACATTCGCAAGACCCTGTTCGGGCCGATCTTCGACAACAATCCCATCGCTCTGCAGATTCTCGGCATCTGTTCGGCGCTGGCCATCACCACCCGGCTGGAGACGGCGCTGGTCATGTCGGCGGCGGTGATCTTCGTGGTCGCCTTCTCCAACGCCGCGGTCAGCATGATTCGCAACCACATCCCCGACAGCATCCGGCTGATCGTGCAGATGACCATCATCGCCTCCCTGGTCATCGTCGCCGACCAGGTCATCCAGACCTTTCTGCCGGCCATCAGTCGTCAGTTGTCGGTGTTCGTCGGCCTGATCATCACCAACTGCATCGTGCTCGGCCGCGCCGAAGCCTTCGCCAGCAAAAACTCCATGGGAATGAGCTTTCTCGACGGTATCGGCAACGGCCTGGGCTACAGTCTGGTGCTGCTGCTGGTGGCGACGGTGCGCGAACTGCTCGGTTCGGGCAGCCTGCTCGGCCAACAGGTCATGGTGCCGGCTCAGGACGGCGGCTGGTATGTGAGCAACGGCCTGATGCTGCTTCCGCCCAGCGCCTTTTTCATCATCGGGCTGCTGATCTGGCTGCTGCGAAGCTGGAAAAAAGAGCAGGTGGAGGAATAA
- a CDS encoding YhcB family protein, whose amino-acid sequence MEMWIVLVVVLVIGVGALAFFLGRLAESRSEKVKAMEQELAERKKELEEYRADVTRHFDRTGELFATLTGSYRDLYHHLAHGCEKLAEIPAKKLFPGAPAELEAGADLHDQAKARATEQREEQVGEKPERDAAAEPAAEGEPGTEPARDGETADTVAAQESPEQQPRDAEGEDRDERRQS is encoded by the coding sequence ATGGAAATGTGGATCGTGCTGGTCGTGGTGTTGGTGATTGGTGTGGGCGCCCTGGCCTTTTTTCTCGGGCGCCTCGCGGAGAGTCGCTCCGAAAAGGTCAAGGCCATGGAGCAGGAGCTCGCCGAGCGCAAAAAGGAATTGGAAGAATACCGCGCCGATGTGACACGGCATTTTGATCGCACCGGCGAGCTTTTCGCGACTCTCACCGGTTCCTATCGCGATCTCTATCACCACCTGGCGCACGGCTGTGAAAAATTGGCCGAGATTCCCGCGAAAAAACTCTTTCCCGGCGCCCCGGCGGAACTCGAGGCCGGAGCCGACCTTCACGACCAGGCCAAGGCGCGGGCGACCGAGCAACGGGAGGAGCAGGTCGGGGAGAAACCCGAGAGGGATGCCGCCGCGGAACCCGCCGCCGAGGGCGAACCCGGGACCGAGCCGGCAAGGGACGGCGAGACGGCCGACACCGTGGCGGCGCAGGAGAGCCCGGAGCAGCAGCCGCGGGACGCCGAGGGCGAGGACCGCGACGAGCGCCGTCAATCCTGA
- a CDS encoding Na(+)-translocating NADH-quinone reductase subunit A, whose amino-acid sequence MKTIRIRRGLDIPLAGAPEQVIDSGPFVRRVAVLGPDYPGIKPAMDVAEGDSVRAGQALFTDKRWPRVHYPAPVSGRVTTIHRGPKRVLLGVEIAVEGEDEPRFESYPQGRLEGLSRAEVVENLLASGLWTALRRRPFNAVPDPEEQPAAVFVTAMATDPLAADPQVVIGERRQEFADGLRVLGHLSSGPLYVCQAPGADLPLAGRAEAVAFAGPHPAGLPGTHIHHLHPAHLERSAWHIGYQDVIAVGHLFTSGALLNERVVALGGPGMRRPRLVRTLAGAHLGDLLRDELHEGAQRIVSGSPLSGHAARDALAFLGRYHQQVCALPEAASQSPPLGWLRPGFGAFSARRLFAGALSRRTPRPLDTSLGGGPRAIYPIGTYEQVLPFDFSATYLLRALAVGDSDEAAALGCLELAEEDLALCSFVCPGKNDFGPQLRAVLEEIEKEG is encoded by the coding sequence ATGAAAACGATTCGCATCCGCCGTGGACTCGACATCCCCCTCGCCGGCGCCCCCGAGCAGGTCATCGACTCCGGACCCTTCGTGCGCCGGGTGGCGGTCCTCGGCCCCGATTATCCCGGCATCAAGCCCGCCATGGACGTGGCCGAGGGCGACTCGGTGCGTGCCGGCCAGGCGTTGTTCACCGACAAGCGTTGGCCCCGCGTGCATTACCCCGCTCCCGTTTCCGGGCGCGTCACTACCATCCACCGTGGCCCCAAGCGTGTGCTGCTGGGGGTGGAAATTGCCGTGGAAGGCGAGGATGAGCCCCGCTTTGAGTCCTATCCCCAAGGGCGGCTGGAGGGTCTCTCCCGCGCCGAGGTGGTCGAGAACCTGCTCGCCTCGGGTCTGTGGACGGCGCTGCGCCGGCGGCCCTTCAACGCGGTGCCCGATCCCGAGGAGCAGCCCGCCGCTGTGTTTGTCACGGCCATGGCCACCGATCCCCTCGCCGCCGATCCCCAGGTGGTTATCGGCGAGCGCCGCCAGGAGTTTGCCGACGGTCTGCGCGTGCTCGGGCATCTGAGCTCAGGGCCCCTCTATGTCTGTCAGGCGCCAGGCGCCGATCTGCCTCTGGCCGGCCGCGCCGAGGCGGTGGCCTTCGCCGGTCCCCATCCGGCCGGCCTGCCCGGAACCCACATCCATCACCTGCATCCGGCGCACCTGGAGCGCAGCGCTTGGCACATCGGCTATCAGGACGTTATCGCCGTCGGCCATCTGTTCACTTCTGGTGCCCTGCTCAACGAGCGGGTCGTCGCCCTGGGCGGCCCGGGCATGCGCCGCCCGCGCCTGGTGCGCACCCTGGCGGGCGCCCATCTCGGTGATCTGCTGCGCGACGAGTTGCACGAGGGTGCGCAGCGCATCGTCTCCGGCTCGCCCCTGAGCGGTCATGCCGCGCGTGATGCCCTGGCGTTTCTGGGGCGCTACCACCAACAAGTCTGCGCGCTGCCCGAAGCCGCGTCCCAGTCGCCCCCCTTGGGATGGCTGCGCCCCGGTTTCGGCGCCTTTTCGGCGCGCCGCCTGTTTGCCGGAGCCCTGTCGCGCCGCACGCCGCGTCCCCTGGATACGAGCCTGGGCGGCGGGCCGCGCGCCATTTATCCCATCGGCACCTACGAGCAGGTCCTGCCCTTTGATTTTTCCGCCACTTATTTGCTGCGCGCCCTCGCCGTCGGCGACAGCGACGAGGCGGCGGCCCTCGGCTGCCTGGAGTTGGCCGAGGAGGATCTGGCCCTGTGCAGTTTCGTCTGTCCCGGAAAAAATGACTTCGGTCCGCAACTGCGGGCCGTTCTGGAAGAAATCGAGAAGGAGGGTTGA
- a CDS encoding formate/nitrite transporter family protein, with the protein MTSGSPCPLAEKPPEKRFLTPAETTCLIAENGKRVLNQSLSRTLLLSLLAGVYIAFGAQLATIVTHDAAPIIGDGLARFVAGSVFSLGLMLVVICGAELFTGNSLLTKAALHGHIRWSSIWSNWTVVLAGNLVGSLFFAWLMFHSLLWEQGQIAERALTTAQAKVELSFAAALIRGILCNWLVCLAVFMATAARDVTGKILACYVPIMAFVASGFEHSIANMYFIPTGLLLAGVPGLEAPGLTWGGFLANIIPVTLGNIIGGVIFVGFAYWYIHLKALRTS; encoded by the coding sequence ATGACCTCTGGCTCGCCCTGCCCCCTGGCGGAGAAACCGCCGGAAAAGCGCTTTCTCACGCCCGCTGAAACCACCTGCCTGATCGCCGAAAACGGCAAGCGCGTGCTTAATCAATCGCTCTCGCGCACGCTGCTGCTGAGTTTGCTGGCCGGGGTTTACATCGCCTTCGGCGCCCAACTCGCCACCATCGTCACCCATGACGCCGCCCCGATCATCGGCGACGGGCTGGCGCGCTTCGTCGCCGGCAGTGTCTTCTCCCTGGGGCTGATGCTGGTGGTGATCTGCGGCGCTGAGTTGTTTACCGGCAACTCCCTGCTGACCAAGGCGGCGCTGCACGGCCACATCCGCTGGAGCAGCATCTGGAGCAACTGGACGGTGGTATTGGCGGGCAACCTGGTCGGTTCGCTGTTCTTCGCCTGGCTGATGTTTCATTCCCTGCTCTGGGAACAGGGCCAGATCGCCGAACGCGCCCTGACCACCGCCCAGGCCAAGGTCGAGCTGTCTTTCGCGGCCGCGCTGATCCGCGGCATCCTGTGCAACTGGCTGGTGTGCCTGGCGGTGTTCATGGCCACCGCCGCGCGCGACGTCACCGGCAAGATCCTCGCCTGCTACGTACCGATCATGGCCTTTGTCGCCAGCGGCTTCGAGCACTCAATCGCCAACATGTACTTCATCCCCACCGGCCTGCTCCTGGCCGGGGTCCCGGGGCTGGAGGCGCCGGGTCTCACCTGGGGCGGCTTTCTCGCCAACATCATTCCGGTGACTCTGGGCAACATCATCGGCGGCGTGATCTTCGTCGGCTTCGCCTATTGGTACATCCACCTCAAGGCCCTGCGAACCTCCTGA
- the nqrE gene encoding NADH:ubiquinone reductase (Na(+)-transporting) subunit E has protein sequence MLEHYLSIFIRSVFVENMALAFFLGMCTFLAVSKKVDTALGLGLAVIVVQTITVPVNNLIYRYLLREDALTWMGFADTDLRFLGLICYIGVIAAIVQILEMVLDKYVPRLYAALGVFLPLITVNCMILGGSLFMVERRYDFGESLVFGFGSGFGWALAIVALAGIRTKLKYAQVPEGLRGLGMTFIVVGLMSLAFMAFSGIQL, from the coding sequence ATGCTTGAACACTACCTGAGTATCTTCATCCGCTCGGTCTTCGTCGAGAACATGGCCCTGGCCTTTTTTCTCGGCATGTGTACCTTCCTCGCCGTGTCCAAGAAGGTCGATACCGCCCTGGGCCTGGGATTGGCCGTCATCGTGGTGCAAACGATCACGGTGCCGGTCAACAATCTCATCTATCGCTATCTGCTCAGGGAGGACGCCCTGACCTGGATGGGCTTCGCGGATACGGATCTGAGATTCCTTGGCCTGATCTGCTACATCGGCGTGATCGCCGCCATCGTGCAGATCCTCGAGATGGTGCTCGACAAGTACGTGCCGCGCCTCTACGCCGCCCTGGGGGTGTTTCTGCCCCTGATCACGGTCAATTGCATGATCCTGGGGGGCTCCTTGTTCATGGTGGAGCGCCGCTATGATTTCGGCGAGAGCCTGGTGTTCGGCTTCGGCAGCGGCTTCGGCTGGGCGCTGGCCATCGTCGCCCTGGCCGGAATTCGCACCAAGCTCAAATACGCCCAGGTGCCCGAGGGGTTGCGCGGTCTCGGCATGACCTTCATCGTGGTGGGGTTGATGTCCCTGGCGTTCATGGCCTTTTCCGGCATTCAGCTGTAA
- a CDS encoding ferritin family protein, translated as MRFEQTSDVLDHVGLFHQEAGAMFRKLRERASNPRVRMLLDYIVCHEESLARNVLSYKTECSPQLLSSWFKYAHDKDIFAPLARVDVERDPTFDDVLDLAVENDAKLLELYQEMVDRSTSADVRDLFSSLLLKEMKEKQKLIRSALGLLDI; from the coding sequence ATGCGATTTGAGCAGACCAGCGATGTTCTGGACCATGTCGGGCTTTTCCACCAGGAAGCCGGCGCGATGTTCCGCAAACTGCGCGAGCGCGCCAGCAATCCGCGGGTGCGCATGCTGCTTGATTACATCGTGTGTCACGAGGAAAGCCTGGCCAGAAATGTCTTGAGCTATAAAACCGAGTGTTCCCCGCAACTTCTGTCGAGCTGGTTCAAGTACGCCCATGACAAGGATATTTTCGCGCCCCTGGCCCGGGTGGATGTGGAGCGCGACCCGACCTTCGACGACGTGCTCGATCTGGCCGTTGAGAACGACGCCAAACTGCTTGAACTCTATCAGGAAATGGTCGATCGCAGCACTTCGGCCGACGTCCGGGATCTGTTCAGCAGCCTGCTGCTCAAGGAGATGAAGGAAAAGCAGAAACTGATCCGCAGCGCTCTGGGCCTGCTGGACATCTAA
- a CDS encoding Na(+)-translocating NADH-quinone reductase subunit C, whose protein sequence is MAKDSVGRTFLVAFLVCFVCSLMVSGTAAGLRAKQERDALGIMYRNVLSAVDLPKPGEDVFEVWQARVEARLVDLQSGEYTDAFDPETFDKARAARDANLRYNIPSDLDAAGLRTRSRLAPVFWVHENGEPRYLVLPVRGQGLWATMYGYLALEADLTTVAGLTIYDHGETPGLGGEIENPRWQANWSGKQAFDDDRTPRIEVARGRVDPDSPQARFQVDGISGATATARGVTNMVRYWLGEDGFGPYIERLRAEGLDG, encoded by the coding sequence ATGGCCAAGGATAGCGTGGGGCGCACCTTCCTCGTCGCCTTTCTGGTCTGCTTCGTCTGTTCCCTGATGGTCTCCGGCACCGCCGCGGGGCTGCGCGCCAAACAGGAGCGCGACGCCCTGGGCATCATGTATCGCAACGTGCTGAGCGCCGTGGATCTGCCCAAGCCGGGTGAGGATGTGTTCGAAGTCTGGCAGGCGCGCGTCGAGGCACGCCTGGTGGATCTGCAAAGCGGTGAATACACCGACGCCTTTGATCCGGAAACCTTCGACAAGGCGCGCGCCGCTCGTGATGCGAACCTGCGCTACAACATTCCTTCCGATTTGGATGCCGCCGGACTGCGCACCCGCTCGCGCCTGGCGCCGGTGTTCTGGGTGCACGAGAACGGCGAGCCGCGTTATCTGGTTCTGCCGGTGCGTGGTCAGGGGCTGTGGGCGACAATGTACGGCTATCTGGCCCTGGAGGCGGATCTGACCACGGTTGCCGGGTTGACGATTTACGACCACGGTGAAACGCCCGGTCTTGGCGGAGAAATCGAAAACCCTCGCTGGCAGGCCAATTGGTCGGGAAAACAGGCCTTCGACGACGACCGCACGCCGCGCATCGAGGTGGCGCGCGGCCGGGTCGATCCCGATAGCCCCCAGGCGCGCTTTCAGGTCGACGGCATCTCCGGCGCCACCGCCACCGCGCGCGGGGTGACCAACATGGTGCGCTACTGGCTGGGCGAGGACGGCTTCGGCCCCTATATCGAGCGACTGCGCGCGGAGGGTTTGGATGGCTGA
- a CDS encoding amylo-alpha-1,6-glucosidase, with amino-acid sequence MKRDLTISPPGLFEQAYQRSQELLQRNLSDEGILACTPGEKARGRHYTSIFGRDAAICALGMIGSGDALLEEGARCSLTTLARHQAPNGQIPKFVQPESGEVDFWYTGCIDATLWWLIALAVHDKASGDASLRVALAPATARALQWLSCQEHPTWGLLQQNEASDWADIMPRSGFVLYTNALWYLVKRLYDLPGIEVTRAYAQTLFDPFGPVVPEHRRARLLAHYIRNKARGDGLFLSFVNFSHWGAEGDLFANVLAALTGLADSSRAVRVCERVQSLGAQDPWPLRVVAHPIARDSALWRPYMGRHQQNLPYQYHNGGCWPFAGGFWVMLLARLGRMGEARQQLARLAAANAVGHWQFNEWFHGRSGRPMGMAGQSWNAAMYLTAHRAVFEGARPF; translated from the coding sequence ATGAAGCGCGACTTGACCATTTCGCCCCCGGGGCTGTTTGAGCAAGCCTACCAACGCTCGCAGGAGCTTTTGCAGCGCAACCTCAGCGACGAGGGCATTCTGGCCTGTACGCCGGGAGAGAAGGCCCGGGGGCGTCACTATACCAGCATTTTCGGCCGCGATGCGGCCATTTGCGCCCTGGGCATGATCGGCTCTGGAGACGCGCTGCTGGAGGAGGGGGCGCGCTGCTCCCTGACCACCCTGGCGCGCCATCAGGCGCCCAACGGCCAGATCCCCAAATTCGTGCAGCCCGAGTCCGGAGAGGTTGATTTCTGGTACACCGGCTGTATCGATGCGACCCTGTGGTGGTTGATCGCCTTGGCGGTGCACGACAAGGCCTCGGGTGATGCGTCCCTGCGCGTGGCTCTGGCCCCCGCGACGGCGCGCGCCCTGCAGTGGCTGAGCTGCCAGGAGCATCCCACCTGGGGCTTGTTGCAGCAGAACGAGGCCAGCGACTGGGCGGACATCATGCCGCGCTCCGGGTTCGTGCTCTACACCAACGCCCTCTGGTACCTGGTCAAGCGGCTCTACGATCTGCCGGGAATCGAAGTGACCCGTGCTTATGCACAAACCCTCTTCGATCCCTTCGGTCCGGTGGTGCCCGAGCATCGGCGGGCGCGGCTTCTGGCCCACTACATCCGCAACAAGGCGCGCGGCGACGGGCTGTTTCTGAGCTTCGTCAACTTCTCCCACTGGGGCGCGGAAGGCGATCTATTCGCCAACGTGCTGGCGGCCCTGACCGGGTTGGCCGATTCGTCCCGCGCGGTGCGGGTCTGCGAGCGCGTGCAGAGCCTCGGCGCCCAGGATCCCTGGCCCCTGCGCGTGGTAGCGCACCCCATTGCCAGGGACAGCGCCCTGTGGCGCCCCTACATGGGACGCCACCAGCAGAATCTGCCCTATCAGTATCACAATGGCGGCTGCTGGCCCTTTGCCGGGGGCTTCTGGGTCATGTTGCTGGCGCGTCTGGGGCGCATGGGCGAGGCGCGGCAACAGCTCGCGCGGCTGGCGGCGGCCAATGCCGTCGGCCACTGGCAGTTCAATGAATGGTTTCACGGCCGCAGCGGCCGCCCCATGGGCATGGCGGGCCAGTCGTGGAACGCGGCCATGTATCTGACTGCCCATCGCGCCGTATTTGAAGGCGCGCGGCCTTTTTGA
- the nqrF gene encoding NADH:ubiquinone reductase (Na(+)-transporting) subunit F produces the protein MLEVILGVSLFTSIILLLVAVIVTARYFLVPRGKVKITVNDDPDKALEVRPGGKLLQTLGSQGIYVPSACGGGGSCGQCVVKITEGGGAVLPTETSHITRRAEREGLRLSCQVSVKQDMKIELPPEIFAARKMTCKVRSNRNVASFIKELVLELPEGEELDFRAGGYIQIEAPPHEVLYRDFDIDERFHADWDRFNIWQFHSVVREPVQRAYSMANHPGEPGIIMLNVRVATPPPHHPKVPPGAMSSYIFSLKPGDEVSISGPFGDFFARDTDAEMIFLGGGAGMAPLRSIIFDQLLRVKTRRKISYWYGARSLKELFYDEDFKGLEAEHDNFSWHVALSEPLPEDNWEGLTGFIHEVLYKEYLKDHPAPEDCEYYLCGPPMLLMAAREMLENLGVVPESIFYDDFGM, from the coding sequence ATGCTTGAAGTCATCTTAGGCGTTTCGCTGTTTACCAGCATCATTCTGCTGCTTGTGGCCGTCATCGTCACCGCGCGCTATTTTCTGGTGCCGCGCGGCAAGGTGAAGATCACCGTCAACGATGATCCGGATAAGGCCCTGGAAGTGCGCCCGGGCGGCAAGCTGCTCCAGACCCTCGGCAGCCAGGGCATCTATGTGCCCTCGGCCTGTGGGGGTGGTGGTTCCTGCGGCCAGTGCGTGGTGAAAATCACGGAAGGCGGCGGCGCCGTTCTGCCCACCGAAACATCCCATATCACGCGCCGCGCCGAACGCGAGGGGCTGCGCTTGTCCTGCCAGGTGAGCGTTAAGCAGGACATGAAGATCGAATTACCCCCGGAAATCTTCGCCGCGCGCAAAATGACCTGCAAGGTCCGCTCGAACCGCAACGTGGCCAGTTTCATCAAGGAACTGGTGCTGGAGTTGCCCGAGGGCGAGGAACTGGATTTTCGTGCCGGCGGCTATATCCAGATCGAAGCGCCGCCCCACGAGGTGTTATACCGCGACTTCGACATCGACGAGAGGTTTCACGCCGATTGGGACCGGTTCAATATCTGGCAATTTCATTCGGTGGTGCGCGAACCGGTGCAGCGCGCCTATTCCATGGCCAACCACCCCGGCGAGCCGGGGATCATCATGCTCAACGTGCGCGTGGCGACCCCGCCGCCGCACCACCCCAAGGTGCCGCCGGGCGCCATGTCGTCCTACATTTTCAGCCTCAAGCCCGGCGACGAGGTCAGCATTTCTGGCCCCTTCGGCGATTTCTTCGCCCGCGACACCGACGCCGAGATGATCTTTCTCGGCGGCGGCGCCGGCATGGCGCCTCTGCGCTCCATCATCTTCGACCAGTTGCTGCGGGTGAAAACCCGTCGCAAGATCAGCTACTGGTACGGCGCGCGCAGCCTCAAGGAGCTGTTTTACGACGAGGACTTCAAGGGCCTTGAAGCCGAGCACGACAATTTCTCCTGGCACGTGGCCCTCTCCGAACCCCTGCCCGAGGACAATTGGGAGGGCCTGACCGGTTTCATTCACGAGGTGCTTTACAAGGAATATCTCAAGGACCATCCGGCGCCCGAGGATTGCGAGTACTATCTGTGCGGACCGCCCATGCTGCTGATGGCGGCGCGCGAGATGCTGGAAAACCTCGGCGTGGTGCCGGAGAGCATCTTCTACGACGATTTCGGCATGTAG